The following proteins come from a genomic window of Leptospira andrefontaineae:
- a CDS encoding Smr/MutS family protein: protein MARGKHSDGNRKGPKSIYIRKMRYEEAYRLLDREIQAAFMKGETLVEVVHGIGEGVLKKMTDDYIREHSFLKILEDGGLHLANNPGSTLVEIMGPSSEDLKKYLK, encoded by the coding sequence ATGGCGAGAGGGAAACATTCGGACGGGAACCGAAAAGGCCCCAAGTCGATTTATATCCGTAAAATGAGATATGAAGAGGCATATCGGCTCCTGGATCGGGAAATCCAAGCCGCATTCATGAAAGGGGAAACCCTGGTAGAAGTTGTACACGGAATAGGCGAGGGAGTTTTGAAAAAAATGACCGACGATTATATCCGAGAACATTCCTTTCTGAAAATTTTAGAAGATGGTGGACTTCACCTGGCAAATAACCCTGGTTCCACACTTGTGGAGATCATGGGTCCTTCCTCGGAAGATCTAAAAAAGTATTTAAAATAA
- a CDS encoding lipoyl domain-containing protein: MASKTEDFELIAPDLGDTDKIELVRWNFQLGDQINEGSEVCELVTDKASFPMESPINGILARIDKEKGSIIKKGEILGMIRRKVSE, encoded by the coding sequence ATGGCATCAAAAACCGAAGATTTCGAACTAATCGCTCCCGACCTGGGAGACACCGACAAAATCGAACTAGTTCGATGGAATTTTCAGTTGGGGGATCAAATCAATGAAGGATCAGAAGTCTGTGAACTAGTTACAGACAAAGCGTCCTTTCCGATGGAATCTCCAATTAACGGAATACTTGCAAGAATCGACAAAGAGAAAGGTTCCATCATCAAAAAAGGAGAAATTTTGGGAATGATCCGGAGGAAAGTTTCCGAGTGA
- the cimA gene encoding (R)-citramalate synthase CimA, with translation MGNARPKVQILDVTLRDGEQTRGVSFSASEKLNIAKFLLQNLKVDRVEIASARVSQGELESVRGIMSWAASEGLEKRIEILGFVDSHKSVDWILASGAKTLNLLTKGSLKHLQGQLKKTPKEHFEEVSETIQYAKKNGLEVNIYLEDWSNGYLNSKEYVLDFVSHLSKEPLGKIFLPDTLGVLSPDETFSGISLLTGKHPELHFEFHGHNDYDLSVANCLFAVKAGAKGLHVSVNGLGERAGNSPLEAVITALHDKVGVCTDVDEKSISEASRLVEVFSGKRISANRPVVGEDVFTQTAGVHADGDKKGNLYANPILPERFGRKRSYALGKLAGKASISENLKQLGLVLSPEIEKKVLEKVIELGDQNKTITPEDLPFIIADVSGNSSVQAIKITGCKINSGIGIRPKAFVELEYHDKKFSEEGEGDGGYDAFMSALTSIASKAGLSIPRLVDYEVRIPPGGKTDALVETMITWNKALENHEEENFKTMGIHCDQTVAAVLATEKMLNLILPAWQT, from the coding sequence ATGGGAAACGCAAGACCTAAAGTCCAAATTCTGGATGTAACTCTCAGAGATGGAGAGCAAACCAGAGGTGTAAGTTTCTCTGCTTCCGAAAAACTAAATATCGCAAAATTTCTATTACAAAATCTGAAAGTAGATAGAGTGGAGATCGCATCTGCTCGAGTATCCCAGGGAGAATTGGAAAGTGTCCGAGGTATCATGTCCTGGGCAGCTTCCGAAGGTCTCGAAAAAAGGATCGAGATCCTAGGATTCGTAGATTCTCACAAAAGTGTGGATTGGATCCTTGCTTCCGGAGCTAAAACCTTAAATCTACTTACAAAAGGCTCCCTCAAACATCTCCAAGGGCAGCTCAAAAAAACTCCAAAAGAACATTTTGAAGAAGTATCCGAAACCATTCAATACGCTAAAAAGAATGGCCTGGAAGTGAATATCTATTTGGAAGATTGGTCCAACGGATATCTAAATAGTAAAGAATATGTTCTAGATTTTGTTTCTCATCTTTCCAAAGAACCATTAGGCAAAATTTTTCTCCCGGATACATTGGGAGTTCTTTCTCCCGACGAAACATTCTCAGGAATTTCACTTCTTACTGGAAAACATCCGGAACTACATTTTGAATTTCATGGACATAACGATTACGATCTTTCCGTAGCAAATTGTTTATTCGCGGTCAAAGCGGGAGCAAAAGGTTTACACGTTAGTGTAAATGGACTCGGAGAAAGGGCTGGAAATTCTCCACTCGAAGCAGTGATCACCGCACTTCATGATAAAGTGGGTGTATGCACAGATGTGGACGAAAAATCAATCTCCGAAGCAAGCCGTTTGGTAGAAGTATTCAGTGGGAAAAGGATCTCCGCAAACCGTCCAGTAGTGGGAGAAGATGTATTCACCCAAACTGCAGGAGTCCACGCAGATGGGGATAAAAAAGGGAATTTATATGCGAACCCGATTTTGCCGGAACGTTTTGGCAGAAAAAGAAGTTATGCACTTGGTAAACTTGCAGGAAAAGCAAGCATCTCCGAAAATCTAAAACAACTTGGTCTTGTACTTTCTCCAGAGATAGAAAAAAAGGTATTGGAAAAAGTAATAGAACTAGGTGACCAAAACAAAACGATCACACCGGAAGATCTTCCATTTATCATCGCGGACGTTTCAGGAAATTCTAGCGTACAAGCAATCAAGATCACCGGATGTAAGATCAATTCCGGTATAGGGATCCGCCCAAAGGCATTCGTAGAATTAGAATATCATGATAAAAAATTTTCCGAGGAAGGAGAAGGAGACGGTGGCTACGACGCTTTCATGTCAGCACTGACTAGTATCGCTTCCAAAGCAGGTCTTTCTATTCCTAGACTCGTAGACTATGAGGTTCGGATCCCTCCTGGCGGAAAAACGGATGCACTCGTGGAAACAATGATCACCTGGAATAAAGCACTAGAAAATCATGAAGAAGAAAATTTCAAAACCATGGGAATCCACTGCGACCAAACAGTAGCTGCAGTTTTAGCTACAGAAAAAATGCTGAACTTAATTCTTCCCGCATGGCAAACTTAA
- the hslU gene encoding ATP-dependent protease ATPase subunit HslU codes for MSEFLPPSSETKLGDDELTPRQIVSKLDEHIIGQKNAKKAVAIALRNRTRRRKLDPELREEIYPKNIIMIGPTGVGKTEIARRLSKLCGAPFLKVESTKFTEVGYVGRDVESIIRDLAMVSLNLVKQEFRKEVEAKAKERAEEALLDILLPFPAKTSIADPHPPSIGFSTNEAEEERERRFSETRETMRKKLKSGKLNEQIIEIDIPQAGPQGLPMLQVFGAGNMEDLDNHIQNVLGDLMPKKQKKRKLPIPEALKVLEEAEAEKLLDPDKLQREAQKRVEEMGIVFLDEIDKIASREGRAGADVSREGVQRDLLPIVEGATVNTKIGPIVTDHILFIAAGAFHMSKPSDLIPELQGRFPIRVELEKLSMEDFEKILTAPRSSLVKQYQALLETDGIKIEFAPDGIKEIAKMAYDMNEKHENIGARRLNTIMERLLEDLSFEGPDLPENQRSLTIDQKAVESKLKGIVEDKDLSRYIL; via the coding sequence ATGAGCGAATTCCTTCCTCCAAGCAGTGAAACCAAATTAGGAGATGATGAACTCACTCCTAGACAAATTGTTTCCAAACTAGACGAACATATCATAGGACAGAAGAACGCCAAAAAAGCAGTGGCAATTGCTCTTAGAAACAGAACTAGACGAAGAAAACTTGATCCAGAACTAAGAGAAGAAATTTATCCTAAAAACATAATCATGATCGGCCCAACAGGAGTAGGAAAGACGGAAATCGCAAGAAGACTTTCCAAACTATGTGGCGCACCTTTTCTAAAAGTAGAAAGTACAAAATTTACAGAAGTAGGTTATGTAGGTCGGGACGTAGAAAGTATCATCAGAGATCTTGCAATGGTTTCTTTAAACCTAGTGAAACAAGAATTCAGAAAGGAAGTAGAGGCGAAAGCCAAAGAAAGAGCGGAAGAAGCGTTGTTGGATATCCTACTTCCTTTCCCGGCCAAAACATCCATCGCGGATCCTCATCCTCCTTCCATCGGCTTCTCCACAAATGAAGCGGAAGAAGAAAGAGAAAGAAGATTTTCAGAAACCCGCGAGACAATGAGAAAGAAGCTCAAATCCGGAAAACTAAACGAACAAATAATAGAGATAGATATTCCTCAAGCGGGTCCGCAAGGACTTCCTATGTTGCAGGTATTCGGTGCAGGGAATATGGAAGATCTGGATAATCATATCCAAAATGTTTTGGGCGATCTAATGCCTAAAAAACAGAAAAAAAGAAAATTACCGATCCCGGAAGCTCTCAAAGTTTTAGAAGAAGCGGAAGCTGAGAAACTTTTAGATCCAGACAAGTTGCAAAGGGAAGCCCAAAAACGGGTAGAAGAAATGGGCATCGTTTTTTTAGACGAGATTGATAAGATCGCAAGCAGAGAAGGAAGAGCCGGAGCTGATGTATCCAGAGAAGGAGTACAAAGAGATTTACTTCCGATCGTAGAAGGTGCAACAGTAAACACTAAGATCGGCCCGATTGTAACGGATCATATTCTGTTTATCGCGGCAGGCGCATTCCATATGTCTAAACCTTCCGATCTTATCCCAGAATTGCAGGGACGTTTTCCTATCAGAGTTGAACTGGAAAAATTATCCATGGAAGATTTCGAAAAGATCCTGACTGCTCCTAGATCTTCTCTAGTAAAACAATACCAAGCATTATTAGAGACTGATGGGATCAAAATAGAATTTGCCCCGGACGGGATCAAAGAAATCGCGAAGATGGCCTATGACATGAACGAAAAACATGAAAACATAGGCGCTCGTAGATTAAATACTATTATGGAAAGACTTTTAGAAGATCTAAGCTTCGAAGGTCCGGACTTACCGGAAAACCAAAGAAGCTTAACAATAGATCAAAAAGCAGTCGAGTCCAAACTCAAAGGAATCGTAGAAGATAAAGACCTAAGTCGTTATATTTTGTAA
- a CDS encoding tyrosine recombinase XerC: MSEYAVKLPQFPSEILNSAASRFYEYLRVEKNYSQNTLNAYLLDLKSFFEFCLQEQIEIYQLESVDVRSYFAFLSKNQGLDRRTQSRKLSSLRTFYKVLLKDNLVPGNPILSVSFPKTRKQVPKNFRIEETESILEYEYENENASEILNIRDKAILEVLYSSGLRVFELVDATLVQLSADHTILKVLGKRRKERYVYLGKEAIKSLNEYLDVRPRFRPRSDEIFLNQKGNKLTTRGVRYILNERRKRMGWDKPITPHKFRHTFATDLLDAGADIRAVQELLGHSSLSTTQVYLSVSKEKIKEVYRKAHPHARLDKSK; this comes from the coding sequence GTGAGCGAATACGCGGTCAAACTTCCCCAATTTCCTTCTGAAATCCTGAATTCTGCCGCTTCTCGTTTTTATGAATATCTGAGGGTCGAAAAAAATTATTCCCAAAACACTCTCAACGCGTACCTCCTAGACCTGAAATCATTCTTCGAATTCTGCCTACAAGAACAGATAGAAATCTACCAATTAGAATCAGTGGATGTTCGTTCTTATTTTGCATTCCTTTCTAAAAACCAAGGTTTGGATAGAAGGACCCAAAGCCGAAAACTATCCAGTCTTAGGACATTCTACAAAGTATTATTAAAAGATAATTTGGTACCCGGAAATCCGATCCTCTCCGTTAGTTTTCCTAAAACAAGAAAACAAGTCCCTAAAAATTTCAGGATAGAAGAAACAGAAAGTATTTTAGAATACGAATACGAGAATGAAAACGCTTCTGAAATATTAAACATCAGGGATAAAGCGATCTTAGAAGTGTTGTATTCTTCAGGACTCAGGGTTTTCGAGTTAGTCGATGCGACTCTAGTACAATTATCAGCGGATCATACTATCTTAAAAGTCCTTGGTAAAAGAAGAAAAGAAAGATACGTATATTTGGGAAAAGAAGCCATCAAAAGTCTAAATGAATACTTAGATGTGCGCCCTAGATTTCGCCCAAGATCTGATGAAATTTTTCTGAACCAAAAGGGAAATAAACTGACGACCAGAGGGGTTCGTTATATTTTGAACGAGAGAAGGAAAAGAATGGGATGGGACAAACCCATTACCCCCCACAAATTCCGTCACACGTTCGCAACGGACTTGCTTGATGCCGGCGCGGATATCCGCGCAGTCCAAGAGCTTTTGGGGCATTCCTCTCTATCCACCACCCAGGTTTACCTGAGCGTGAGTAAGGAAAAGATCAAAGAGGTTTACCGAAAGGCTCACCCACATGCAAGACTCGATAAATCCAAATAA
- a CDS encoding metallophosphoesterase family protein, translated as MKLVHLSDLHFPVVLPFMTLKGKMIPGYMNYTFRRMRKYPISLWDAIVRKIQSLDPDAIIISGDITNISHLREYEEALKILKPVLGDKTFMVPGNHDRYTKVAAGKEGSDIPYYEKFFSPWMGESIPLENEYLRIKKIGKLALVGWDSNMPLSLLNAYGYVKEDIVHSTLEYLEKEKLDQYILICHHPIWNPPERQESSGHKMKNREEIAELLKKRPPLAYLHGHVHTNWVKYPDPQKPYYVINSASSTRISDQRHQSGFHLMEWNETQFNIKRFSFSNEEGEFTETKTISYQEKETNGR; from the coding sequence GTGAAATTGGTCCATTTATCGGACCTGCATTTTCCCGTAGTACTTCCTTTCATGACTTTGAAAGGTAAGATGATCCCGGGATATATGAACTATACCTTTCGGCGTATGAGAAAATATCCGATTTCTCTTTGGGACGCTATCGTTCGAAAAATACAATCCTTAGATCCGGATGCGATCATCATCTCCGGGGATATCACAAATATTTCTCACTTGAGAGAATATGAAGAGGCCTTAAAGATCCTGAAGCCTGTACTCGGAGACAAAACATTCATGGTTCCTGGAAATCATGATCGTTACACAAAAGTCGCTGCGGGAAAAGAAGGATCGGATATTCCTTATTACGAAAAATTTTTCTCTCCTTGGATGGGGGAAAGTATCCCTCTTGAAAACGAATATCTTCGGATCAAAAAAATTGGAAAACTAGCACTCGTAGGCTGGGACTCTAATATGCCACTCTCCTTACTAAACGCTTACGGATATGTGAAAGAAGATATAGTACATTCTACATTAGAATACTTGGAAAAAGAAAAATTGGATCAGTATATTCTAATCTGTCATCATCCTATCTGGAATCCTCCGGAGCGCCAGGAAAGTTCCGGTCATAAAATGAAGAACAGGGAAGAAATCGCGGAACTTCTGAAAAAAAGGCCACCTTTAGCCTATTTGCACGGTCATGTACATACGAACTGGGTCAAATATCCGGATCCACAAAAACCTTATTATGTGATCAATTCCGCATCCAGTACCAGGATCTCTGACCAAAGACACCAAAGCGGTTTCCATCTGATGGAATGGAACGAAACTCAATTTAATATCAAAAGATTCTCTTTTTCTAATGAAGAAGGGGAATTCACAGAAACAAAAACGATCTCATACCAAGAAAAGGAAACAAATGGCCGGTAA
- a CDS encoding P-loop NTPase → MAGKLQPIDIQRELTKIKHPELKKDIVSLGMIGSLEIGEEETNILVKTPSQDRRIQIGLEAQIRQTLSKKEGVGKVKIKFEVDPKMSLDDSNKILGVKKVIAIGSGKGGVGKSTVTVNLASAAAAMGYKVGVMDADIYGPSIGKMFGVNGKVALKAEEDKIYPLEKDGLKIISFSFLIEEKQPVVWRGPMLGKAVEQFLYDIVWGELDFLFIDLPPGTGDVQLSLAQLIDLDGAILVTTPQTVALLDANRAASMFQQVKVPILGVVENMSEFVCPNCGHSSAIFSKGGGQKLADSADTKFLGGVPLTMDVMSAGEAGKPLVFQEPDGIIAKSYKNILQNLAEEIKKWE, encoded by the coding sequence ATGGCCGGTAAACTCCAACCAATCGATATCCAAAGAGAACTCACAAAGATCAAACATCCGGAGCTAAAAAAAGACATCGTATCTCTCGGAATGATCGGTTCTTTAGAAATCGGAGAAGAAGAAACAAATATCCTAGTTAAAACTCCTAGCCAAGACAGAAGGATACAGATCGGACTAGAAGCGCAGATACGTCAGACACTTTCTAAAAAAGAAGGAGTCGGAAAAGTAAAGATCAAGTTCGAAGTAGATCCTAAGATGAGCTTGGATGATTCCAATAAGATCCTTGGGGTCAAAAAGGTAATCGCGATCGGTTCCGGAAAAGGTGGGGTCGGAAAATCTACAGTCACAGTAAATCTTGCATCTGCTGCAGCTGCAATGGGATATAAAGTGGGAGTAATGGATGCCGATATCTACGGACCTTCTATCGGAAAAATGTTCGGAGTAAATGGCAAAGTAGCACTCAAGGCAGAAGAAGATAAAATTTATCCGTTAGAGAAAGATGGACTTAAGATCATCTCCTTCTCTTTTTTAATAGAGGAGAAACAACCAGTAGTCTGGCGGGGTCCAATGTTAGGAAAGGCGGTAGAACAGTTTCTGTACGATATCGTCTGGGGAGAACTAGACTTCTTATTTATAGATCTTCCACCAGGAACAGGAGATGTACAATTATCTCTTGCTCAGCTCATAGATTTAGACGGAGCAATTTTGGTAACCACACCACAAACAGTAGCACTTTTAGATGCAAATAGAGCTGCATCTATGTTTCAACAAGTCAAAGTACCGATACTAGGTGTAGTGGAAAATATGAGTGAATTTGTGTGTCCAAATTGTGGACATTCTTCCGCGATTTTTTCCAAGGGTGGAGGTCAAAAATTAGCTGATTCTGCCGATACAAAATTCCTGGGAGGGGTCCCACTTACTATGGATGTAATGAGCGCTGGAGAAGCGGGAAAACCTCTGGTTTTTCAAGAACCTGACGGAATTATCGCAAAATCTTATAAAAACATACTCCAAAACCTGGCTGAAGAGATAAAAAAGTGGGAATAA
- a CDS encoding phosphatase domain-containing protein — MTEETERKISKNTEKRRAAICGGTLGRENRYYIRGQVVDISVSEEMTDPKKWDLLTGLFQGQEKEITPFLDYGLESVRKPILLAEIVDQSGKVLHRSPEIRGDESGFFFHEFTFPLAPGNYTFHIHFLKPDSYRQFGKDLAYLNTPGKHELVSQSLIGMGALRILSEEYTGIVTTSDIDQTYLATDIHSNKGKISTLFETPEQKLPLPGMPTLFKELREATTDSPLCFISASPHFFRRTLLSTFRTQGVKTESLHLKYLEGTLKGMVDKFWDTLSHPTRFLTEGLWGAVERVRKFAGSSFQSLFDQLAYKLTILLRDRIYLPTNSKEILLGDNTESDYLIFILYQFILTGALQGKELEDYLYKLNFLGRDAITRDNAKLIRELAEENHRIHGNINPVQLVLINKTELGPPSDEMKWNVRSALPTGLDPWKTEGIAPYIPTDGALGFALVMVEREILDLSSVLKISGDMAGQWFEGKVIEPNVLLELAKKLELPKETESIHKKFVKTLKEVLEA; from the coding sequence GTGACGGAAGAAACAGAACGCAAAATTTCCAAGAATACCGAGAAACGTAGGGCCGCAATTTGCGGAGGAACTCTCGGCAGAGAAAACCGTTATTATATCAGAGGCCAAGTAGTGGATATCTCCGTCAGCGAAGAAATGACGGATCCTAAAAAATGGGACCTTCTTACGGGATTATTCCAAGGACAAGAAAAAGAGATCACTCCATTTTTAGACTATGGACTCGAGTCAGTGCGTAAGCCTATCCTTCTCGCGGAGATTGTGGACCAATCCGGTAAGGTATTACATCGTTCTCCTGAGATCAGAGGAGACGAAAGTGGATTTTTCTTTCATGAGTTTACCTTTCCTTTGGCTCCGGGAAATTATACATTTCATATTCATTTCTTAAAACCTGATTCTTATAGACAGTTCGGAAAAGATCTGGCTTACTTAAACACCCCCGGCAAACATGAGTTAGTCTCCCAAAGTTTGATTGGAATGGGTGCATTACGTATTTTATCTGAAGAATATACGGGGATCGTAACTACTTCCGATATCGACCAGACTTATCTTGCTACGGATATCCATTCCAATAAGGGAAAAATTTCCACATTATTCGAAACGCCTGAGCAGAAATTACCTTTGCCTGGAATGCCTACCTTATTTAAGGAATTGAGAGAAGCTACGACAGATTCTCCTCTTTGTTTTATTTCTGCAAGTCCTCATTTTTTCCGAAGGACCCTACTTTCTACATTCAGGACCCAAGGTGTAAAAACCGAATCACTTCATTTAAAGTATTTAGAAGGTACTTTAAAAGGAATGGTGGATAAGTTTTGGGACACTCTTTCCCATCCTACTAGATTTCTAACAGAAGGTCTTTGGGGGGCTGTGGAGAGGGTTCGTAAATTTGCAGGATCTTCTTTCCAAAGTTTATTCGATCAATTGGCGTATAAACTTACGATCCTTCTTAGGGATAGGATCTATCTTCCTACAAACTCAAAAGAGATTTTGCTTGGGGACAATACTGAAAGTGATTATCTGATTTTTATTTTGTATCAGTTTATCCTGACTGGAGCATTACAAGGGAAAGAATTAGAAGATTATCTTTATAAGCTGAACTTTTTAGGAAGAGATGCTATTACACGGGATAATGCTAAGTTAATCCGAGAACTTGCGGAAGAAAATCATAGGATCCATGGAAATATCAATCCTGTTCAATTGGTTCTAATTAATAAAACGGAACTAGGGCCTCCTTCCGACGAAATGAAATGGAATGTAAGAAGTGCACTTCCAACCGGTTTAGATCCTTGGAAGACGGAAGGAATAGCGCCGTATATTCCTACAGATGGCGCTTTAGGTTTTGCACTTGTGATGGTAGAAAGAGAAATTTTAGATCTTTCTTCTGTTTTAAAAATTTCAGGAGATATGGCAGGACAATGGTTCGAAGGAAAAGTGATAGAACCGAATGTTTTATTGGAGCTTGCTAAAAAATTAGAACTTCCTAAAGAAACAGAATCAATTCATAAAAAGTTTGTAAAAACTTTAAAAGAAGTTTTGGAAGCCTAG
- the pth gene encoding aminoacyl-tRNA hydrolase encodes MANLKLMIVGLGNPGQKYERNRHNIGFLVLDDITKDWGVDLNHSSKEAKGKLDKDGVSYYFLKPLEYMNLSGKAVSELSRKNGIPPENILVIHDEVDFPFSKLKFKQSGGNGGHNGIKDISEKLGSPDFFRLRFGVGKPGDSALTAGHVLSNFNQEEMSKLPELFDQAKQKIKDWVRERQIIFSKASDK; translated from the coding sequence ATGGCAAACTTAAAACTGATGATAGTTGGTCTGGGAAATCCTGGCCAAAAATACGAAAGAAACCGTCATAATATAGGCTTTCTGGTATTGGACGATATTACCAAAGATTGGGGAGTGGATTTGAACCATTCTTCCAAAGAAGCAAAGGGAAAACTAGACAAGGACGGAGTTTCCTATTATTTTCTAAAACCTTTAGAATATATGAATCTTTCCGGAAAAGCAGTCTCGGAGCTTTCCCGTAAAAATGGGATCCCTCCTGAAAATATTTTAGTCATTCATGACGAAGTGGATTTCCCATTTTCCAAACTCAAATTTAAACAAAGTGGCGGCAACGGCGGCCATAATGGGATCAAAGATATTTCCGAAAAACTTGGTTCACCTGATTTTTTCAGACTCAGATTCGGAGTGGGAAAACCTGGGGACAGTGCACTCACAGCAGGACATGTTCTATCCAATTTTAACCAGGAAGAAATGAGTAAATTGCCCGAATTATTCGACCAGGCAAAACAAAAAATCAAGGATTGGGTCCGGGAAAGACAGATCATTTTTTCAAAAGCCTCCGATAAATAA
- the hslV gene encoding ATP-dependent protease subunit HslV, whose amino-acid sequence MQDSINPNKIHATTILCVRKGGKVAIAGDGQVSFGNTVMKNTARKVRKLYSDKIVSGFAGSAADAFTLFELFEKKVQEYGGSLSRSAVELAREWRSDRALRRLEAMLIVADKDESFLVSGTGDVISPDDGILAIGSGGNYALSAARALYNHTNLEPSQIVKEAMNIAADICIYTNHNIIVEEIGQ is encoded by the coding sequence ATGCAAGACTCGATAAATCCAAATAAAATACATGCAACCACGATACTCTGCGTTCGCAAAGGCGGAAAAGTAGCGATCGCAGGTGACGGACAGGTTTCTTTCGGAAACACCGTCATGAAGAATACCGCTAGAAAAGTTCGTAAACTTTACTCTGATAAAATTGTATCCGGCTTTGCCGGTTCCGCTGCGGACGCATTCACCTTATTCGAATTATTTGAAAAAAAAGTACAAGAATACGGGGGAAGTCTTTCCAGATCCGCAGTCGAACTTGCCAGAGAATGGAGATCAGACAGAGCGCTTCGCAGACTAGAAGCAATGCTTATCGTAGCGGATAAGGACGAATCCTTTTTAGTTTCCGGAACAGGGGATGTGATCTCACCGGATGATGGGATTTTAGCAATCGGTTCCGGCGGAAATTATGCACTCTCCGCTGCAAGAGCTCTCTATAATCATACAAACTTAGAACCTTCTCAAATAGTAAAAGAAGCCATGAACATAGCCGCTGATATTTGTATATACACAAATCATAATATAATTGTAGAGGAAATCGGACAATGA